In Phaeobacter gallaeciensis DSM 26640, a genomic segment contains:
- a CDS encoding GntR family transcriptional regulator, whose product MTERTKIGFQDVRDEVLQRIQDRVWAQGDLLPTEQELAEEFGCARATVNRALRELADRGIIDRKRKSGTRVAVLPVKQAKLEITLTRQLVEDRNAIYRYALVHREEIPAPGWLASQLQLATDTPVLHIRAMHYGDNQPFQFEDRWINIAAVPGVAEADFSTVGPNEWLLAEVPFSTAELSFGAIAADAALAEYLACPIATPLFQMERTTWFQAQPVTFVRMSFHPGYQMRSRY is encoded by the coding sequence ATGACAGAACGGACCAAGATTGGCTTTCAGGATGTCCGTGATGAGGTGTTGCAACGCATTCAGGACCGGGTCTGGGCGCAGGGTGATCTGTTGCCAACCGAGCAGGAGCTTGCAGAAGAATTTGGCTGCGCCCGCGCCACGGTAAATCGCGCTCTGCGCGAACTGGCCGACCGCGGCATCATTGATCGCAAGCGCAAAAGCGGCACACGGGTGGCAGTGTTACCCGTGAAACAAGCCAAACTCGAGATTACTCTGACCCGCCAACTGGTTGAAGATCGCAACGCCATCTACCGCTATGCGCTGGTGCACCGGGAGGAGATTCCGGCTCCAGGGTGGCTGGCGTCGCAGCTTCAGCTGGCAACGGATACTCCTGTGCTACATATCCGCGCGATGCACTACGGTGACAATCAGCCATTTCAGTTCGAAGATCGCTGGATCAACATTGCCGCTGTGCCCGGCGTTGCTGAGGCTGACTTCAGTACCGTTGGACCTAATGAATGGCTATTGGCCGAGGTGCCGTTTTCGACGGCGGAACTCAGCTTCGGAGCAATTGCTGCTGATGCGGCGCTTGCCGAATACCTTGCTTGCCCGATTGCGACACCGTTGTTTCAGATGGAACGCACAACGTGGTTTCAGGCGCAGCCGGTGACCTTTGTGAGGATGAGTTTCCATCCAGGCTATCAGATGCGCAGCCGTTACTGA
- a CDS encoding threonine/serine dehydratase, giving the protein MHWTQDIRAADMRIRPYIQRTPILETTGFGLDYPISLKLEHMQHTGSFKARGAFNTLLGGSVPDAGLVAASGGNHGAAVAYAAKRLGMRARVYVPEMAGPAKTALIRACGADLKVVPGAYANALEQAQAYEQQTGAMQVHAYDAAATVIGQGTCFAEWDAQGLEADTLLIAVGGGGLIAGAMAWYGGSKKIVAVEPETSSALNAALAAGAPIDVEVSGVAANALGARRIGTICYELAQGQSNTMTSLTVSDEAISAAQNKLWQERRLLVEPAGATALAALTSGAYQPAPDERVAVLLCGGNIAHDPLEVPNVPA; this is encoded by the coding sequence ATGCATTGGACGCAGGATATCAGGGCCGCTGACATGCGGATCCGCCCGTATATTCAACGCACACCGATACTCGAAACCACCGGTTTTGGATTGGATTACCCAATCTCACTGAAGCTGGAGCATATGCAGCACACCGGCAGCTTCAAGGCGCGGGGTGCCTTCAACACATTGTTGGGCGGATCTGTGCCGGATGCAGGGCTGGTCGCGGCATCCGGCGGCAATCACGGTGCAGCGGTGGCTTATGCGGCAAAGCGGCTTGGGATGCGCGCGCGCGTTTATGTGCCTGAGATGGCAGGCCCTGCAAAAACTGCGCTGATCCGGGCCTGTGGCGCCGATCTGAAGGTTGTGCCGGGTGCCTATGCCAATGCGCTAGAGCAGGCGCAGGCTTACGAACAGCAGACAGGTGCCATGCAGGTCCATGCCTATGATGCAGCTGCAACGGTGATTGGTCAGGGGACCTGTTTTGCGGAATGGGATGCCCAAGGTCTGGAGGCGGATACGCTGCTGATCGCTGTAGGCGGCGGCGGCCTTATCGCTGGCGCGATGGCCTGGTATGGTGGATCGAAGAAGATCGTGGCAGTGGAGCCGGAAACCAGTTCGGCCCTGAATGCAGCGCTTGCGGCTGGCGCGCCGATTGATGTCGAAGTGTCGGGTGTTGCTGCAAATGCGCTTGGTGCTCGGCGAATCGGAACCATCTGTTATGAGCTGGCACAGGGTCAATCTAATACCATGACCTCGCTCACCGTGTCGGATGAGGCCATTAGCGCAGCGCAGAACAAACTATGGCAGGAGCGCCGACTGCTGGTGGAGCCAGCAGGTGCAACTGCGTTGGCAGCGCTGACCAGCGGCGCCTACCAGCCTGCCCCGGATGAGCGGGTCGCTGTGCTTCTCTGTGGAGGCAATATTGCCCATGATCCGCTGGAGGTGCCGAATGTACCTGCGTGA
- the hutG gene encoding N-formylglutamate deformylase: MIEVTRGNSPLVLGLPHTGTDVPPDIWDCLNETGRALADTDWHIHDLYAGLVEEVTTVRTPIHRYAIDVNRDPAGISLYPGQNTTTLVPLTDFDGLPIWQEGKEPDEAEITRRRDAYHAPYHAALMAELERVKAIHGFAILYDCHSIRGDIPFLFEGRLPDFNTGTNMGETCDASIEALTVAHCEAAEGYSSVLNGRFKGGWTTRHYGRPADGLHAIQMELAQATYCQESPPWTYLPERAEHLRAHLTKILIDLKNWRPSA, translated from the coding sequence ATGATCGAAGTGACCCGAGGCAACTCCCCGCTGGTGCTGGGATTGCCCCACACCGGCACCGATGTGCCCCCGGACATTTGGGACTGCCTGAACGAGACCGGCAGGGCGCTGGCGGACACCGACTGGCATATCCACGACCTCTACGCGGGACTGGTTGAGGAGGTGACAACCGTTCGCACCCCCATCCATCGCTATGCGATCGACGTGAACCGCGATCCCGCCGGTATCAGTCTCTATCCAGGGCAAAACACCACCACTCTGGTGCCGCTCACGGATTTTGACGGGCTGCCGATCTGGCAGGAGGGCAAGGAGCCCGATGAGGCGGAAATCACCCGCCGCCGTGATGCCTATCACGCGCCCTACCACGCGGCGCTGATGGCGGAGCTGGAGCGGGTGAAGGCGATCCACGGCTTTGCCATACTGTACGATTGCCATTCGATCCGCGGCGACATTCCGTTCCTGTTCGAAGGCCGCCTGCCTGATTTCAACACCGGCACCAACATGGGTGAAACCTGTGACGCGTCGATCGAAGCCCTGACCGTGGCCCATTGCGAGGCAGCGGAGGGCTATTCCTCGGTCCTGAATGGCCGTTTCAAGGGCGGCTGGACCACCCGCCACTACGGGCGCCCTGCGGACGGGCTGCACGCCATCCAGATGGAGCTGGCGCAGGCCACCTACTGCCAGGAAAGCCCCCCCTGGACCTATCTGCCGGAGCGCGCGGAACATCTGCGCGCGCATCTCACCAAAATCCTGATTGATCTCAAAAACTGGAGGCCCTCGGCATGA
- a CDS encoding GntR family transcriptional regulator codes for MSVSATISDRIYHALSERIVTGALPAGEKLRQDHIAREFNASHVPVREALLRLEAHGLAKSIPRRGMRVTALDPSEIREVIEMRVSLELLALQNAFAHLGPDELAAADTARLACDAATDMADWEQKNRAFHRVILSPCGMPRLLATIDDLHIASARHLFANWKHRWSQRADTDHALIVQAMRRKDVTTACDILRRHLRRVR; via the coding sequence ATGAGTGTTAGCGCCACAATCTCTGACCGTATCTATCATGCGTTGAGCGAACGGATTGTCACCGGCGCGCTGCCTGCGGGTGAGAAGTTGCGCCAGGATCATATCGCGCGTGAGTTTAACGCCAGCCATGTGCCGGTCCGCGAGGCACTCCTGCGGCTGGAAGCACACGGGCTTGCCAAGTCCATTCCGCGCCGGGGAATGCGGGTGACCGCTCTGGACCCATCTGAAATACGTGAGGTCATCGAAATGCGTGTCTCGCTAGAGCTGCTGGCCTTGCAGAATGCATTTGCACACCTCGGCCCGGATGAGCTGGCGGCCGCAGATACCGCAAGACTCGCCTGCGACGCCGCGACCGATATGGCTGATTGGGAGCAGAAAAACCGGGCCTTTCATCGGGTGATCCTGTCGCCCTGTGGCATGCCACGTCTGCTTGCGACCATTGATGATCTGCATATCGCCTCCGCCCGCCACCTCTTTGCCAACTGGAAGCATCGCTGGAGCCAGCGCGCCGATACGGATCATGCCTTGATCGTGCAGGCCATGCGCCGCAAGGATGTGACCACCGCCTGTGATATTCTGCGCCGCCATCTGCGCCGCGTTCGCTAG
- the hutU gene encoding urocanate hydratase: MSDPRKNTRDIFPPTGSEITAKSWMTEAPMRMMMNNLHPDVAENPHELVVYGGIGRAARTWKDFDLIVETLKTLEEDQTLMVQSGKPVGVFQTHKDAPRVLIANSNLVPHWANWDHFNELDKKGLMMYGQMTAGSWIYIGTQGIVQGTYETFAEAGRQHYGGSLKGKWILTGGLGGMGGAQPLAAVFAGASCLAVECNPDSIDFRLRTKYLDEKAETLDEALEMIERWTKAGDAKSVGLLGNAAEIFPELVKRAEAGGIRPDIVTDQTSAHDPVNGYLPLGWTMGEWKERRESDKKAVEKAARASMKVQVKAMCDFHAMGVPTVDYGNNIRQMALEEGLENAFDFPGFVPAYIRPLFCKGIGPFRWCALSGDPEDIRKTDAKMKELFPENEGLHRWLDMAQERIAFQGLPARICWIGLGDRHKAGLAFNEMVRNGELSAPVVIGRDHLDSGSVASPNRETEAMMDGSDAVSDWPLLNALLNTASGATWVSLHHGGGVGMGFSQHSGVVICCDGSEDADRRIGRVLWNDPATGVMRHADAGYDIAKDCAREHGLNLPGIL, translated from the coding sequence ATGAGCGATCCCCGCAAGAACACCCGCGACATCTTTCCGCCCACCGGTTCGGAAATCACCGCCAAGTCCTGGATGACCGAGGCGCCGATGCGGATGATGATGAACAACCTGCATCCCGATGTGGCCGAAAACCCGCATGAGCTGGTGGTTTACGGCGGCATCGGCCGCGCCGCGCGCACCTGGAAGGACTTCGACCTGATCGTCGAGACCCTGAAGACCCTTGAGGAAGACCAGACCCTGATGGTGCAGTCCGGCAAGCCGGTCGGCGTCTTTCAGACCCACAAGGACGCGCCCCGCGTGCTGATCGCCAACTCCAACCTGGTGCCGCATTGGGCCAACTGGGACCACTTCAACGAGCTCGATAAGAAGGGCCTGATGATGTACGGTCAGATGACGGCCGGCTCGTGGATTTACATCGGCACGCAAGGAATCGTGCAGGGCACCTATGAGACCTTTGCCGAAGCGGGCCGTCAGCACTATGGCGGCAGCCTCAAGGGCAAGTGGATCCTGACCGGCGGCCTCGGCGGTATGGGCGGCGCGCAGCCGCTGGCGGCGGTCTTTGCCGGGGCATCCTGCCTGGCCGTGGAGTGCAACCCGGACAGCATCGACTTCCGCCTGCGCACGAAATACCTGGACGAGAAGGCCGAAACCCTGGACGAAGCGCTGGAGATGATCGAGCGCTGGACGAAAGCGGGCGATGCGAAATCCGTGGGCCTCTTGGGCAATGCGGCAGAGATTTTCCCGGAGTTGGTGAAGCGCGCGGAAGCAGGCGGCATCCGCCCCGATATTGTGACGGACCAGACCTCTGCCCATGATCCGGTGAACGGCTACCTGCCGTTGGGCTGGACTATGGGGGAATGGAAAGAGCGCCGCGAGAGCGACAAGAAAGCGGTGGAAAAGGCTGCCCGTGCCTCGATGAAGGTGCAGGTCAAGGCGATGTGCGATTTCCACGCGATGGGCGTGCCCACAGTGGATTACGGCAACAACATCCGTCAGATGGCGCTGGAGGAGGGGCTGGAGAACGCCTTTGACTTCCCCGGCTTTGTGCCCGCCTATATCCGCCCGTTGTTCTGCAAGGGCATCGGCCCGTTCCGCTGGTGCGCGCTGTCGGGCGATCCGGAGGACATCCGCAAGACCGACGCCAAGATGAAGGAGCTGTTCCCCGAGAACGAAGGCCTGCACCGCTGGCTGGACATGGCGCAGGAGCGCATTGCCTTCCAGGGCCTGCCCGCGCGGATCTGCTGGATCGGCCTCGGCGACCGCCACAAGGCGGGCCTCGCCTTCAACGAAATGGTTCGGAATGGTGAGTTGTCGGCGCCGGTCGTCATCGGCCGCGACCATCTGGACTCCGGCTCCGTCGCCTCGCCCAACCGCGAGACCGAGGCGATGATGGACGGCTCTGATGCGGTGTCCGACTGGCCGCTGCTGAACGCGCTGCTGAACACCGCATCGGGTGCCACATGGGTGTCGCTGCACCATGGCGGCGGCGTTGGTATGGGCTTCTCGCAGCACTCCGGGGTGGTGATCTGCTGCGACGGCAGCGAGGACGCCGACCGCCGCATTGGCCGGGTGCTGTGGAACGATCCGGCGACTGGCGTCATGCGCCATGCGGATGCAGGCTATGACATCGCCAAGGACTGCGCACGCGAGCACGGGCTGAACCTGCCTGGTATCCTCTGA
- a CDS encoding LOG family protein, with protein sequence MNDDRHSRFRDAHSDRDRAEHVPSTPQTESPAYRLAFADNDFLCRDELRPVRLQLELLKPQLMLDEHGIESTIVMFGGARIPAPKDKDQARTKTLRDLSHFYDEARKFAKLMTEKSMATGGKNDVIVTGGGPGVMEAGNRGAIDAGGASVGLNIVLPHEQAPNEYVTPDLCFNFHYFAIRKMHFLMRARAITVFPGGFGTLDEMFETLTLIQTGRMERVPFLLFGRAFWEKIINWEALADAGTISEEDLDLFRFVETAEEALHIIDNWEPAPPRDSLPGRDD encoded by the coding sequence ATGAATGATGATCGCCACAGCCGATTCCGGGATGCACATTCTGACAGGGATCGCGCCGAGCATGTGCCATCGACACCGCAGACCGAGTCTCCCGCGTATCGCCTGGCGTTCGCAGATAACGATTTTCTCTGTCGCGACGAGCTGCGCCCGGTGCGGTTGCAGCTGGAGCTTTTGAAACCCCAGCTCATGCTGGATGAACATGGTATTGAAAGCACAATCGTCATGTTTGGTGGTGCCAGGATCCCAGCCCCAAAGGACAAGGATCAAGCGCGCACCAAGACATTGCGTGACCTGTCGCATTTCTACGATGAAGCCCGCAAATTTGCGAAGCTAATGACCGAAAAATCCATGGCCACCGGCGGCAAGAATGATGTCATCGTCACCGGCGGTGGACCGGGTGTGATGGAGGCAGGCAATCGTGGCGCGATCGATGCCGGGGGGGCCTCGGTTGGCCTCAATATCGTACTGCCGCATGAGCAGGCGCCGAATGAATATGTGACACCCGACCTGTGTTTCAACTTCCATTATTTTGCGATCCGGAAGATGCATTTTCTGATGCGTGCACGGGCCATCACCGTTTTCCCTGGTGGCTTTGGTACCCTGGATGAGATGTTTGAAACCCTGACACTTATTCAGACCGGCCGGATGGAGCGTGTGCCGTTCCTGTTGTTCGGCCGTGCCTTCTGGGAGAAGATCATCAATTGGGAGGCGTTGGCGGATGCCGGCACCATTTCCGAGGAGGATCTTGATCTTTTCCGTTTTGTAGAAACCGCGGAAGAGGCGCTCCACATTATCGACAACTGGGAACCAGCGCCGCCGCGCGACAGCTTGCCCGGGCGCGACGATTGA
- the hutH gene encoding histidine ammonia-lyase: MIQMVPGTVTLSTLETIYRNLTPAKLDASAREPVEAAAQMVADAAAGEDAVYGINTGFGKLASTKIAPEDTATLQRNLILSHCCGVGEALPEDKTRLMMTLKLLSMGRGASGVRWLVIAQIEQMLERGVVPVIPSQGSVGASGDLAPLAHMAAAMIGAGEATYEGTRMSSAEALKKAGLEPIVLGPKEGLGLINGTQFSTACALAGLFDAWRMAEASMAIASLSTDAIMGSTAPLIADIHTLRGHAGQIDVAQQMRGIMDGSEIRESHREGDTRVQDPYCIRCQPQVVGAALDVLRMAAKTLEIEANAVTDNPLVLVNEGRIVSGGNFHAEYVGFAADQIALAVAEIGAIAQRRVALMVDPTLSHDLPPFLTPDPGLNSGFMIAEVTTAALMSENKHLANPCVTDSTPTSANQEDHVSMAAHGALRLGRMNANLSVILGVEMLCAAQGVEARAPLQTSARLQDVLGMLRADIPALAEDRYLAPDIETASAMVRAGRVADAAGVKVTA, from the coding sequence ATAATTCAGATGGTTCCGGGCACAGTGACCCTGTCCACGCTGGAAACTATCTACCGCAACCTGACCCCGGCCAAGCTGGACGCCTCTGCCCGTGAACCGGTGGAGGCCGCCGCGCAGATGGTCGCGGATGCCGCTGCGGGCGAGGACGCCGTCTATGGCATCAACACCGGCTTCGGCAAGCTGGCCTCGACCAAGATCGCACCGGAAGACACCGCCACCCTGCAGCGCAACCTGATCCTCAGCCATTGCTGCGGGGTGGGGGAGGCGCTGCCGGAAGACAAGACCCGGCTGATGATGACGCTGAAACTCCTGTCGATGGGCCGTGGTGCCTCGGGCGTGCGCTGGCTGGTGATTGCGCAGATCGAGCAGATGCTGGAGCGCGGCGTGGTGCCGGTGATCCCGTCGCAGGGGTCCGTGGGCGCCTCCGGCGACCTGGCGCCGCTGGCGCATATGGCGGCGGCGATGATCGGGGCAGGGGAGGCCACATACGAAGGCACCCGCATGTCCAGCGCAGAAGCGTTGAAAAAGGCCGGGTTAGAGCCGATTGTGCTGGGGCCCAAGGAAGGCTTGGGGTTGATCAACGGCACCCAGTTTTCAACCGCCTGTGCGCTCGCCGGACTGTTTGACGCCTGGCGCATGGCAGAGGCGTCGATGGCAATCGCGTCGCTGAGCACGGACGCGATTATGGGCTCCACTGCGCCGCTGATCGCCGATATCCACACATTGCGCGGCCATGCCGGGCAGATCGACGTTGCGCAACAGATGCGCGGGATCATGGACGGTTCCGAGATCCGCGAGAGCCACCGAGAGGGCGACACCAGGGTGCAGGACCCCTATTGCATCCGCTGCCAGCCGCAGGTGGTCGGCGCGGCGCTGGACGTGCTGCGGATGGCCGCCAAGACGCTGGAGATCGAGGCCAACGCTGTCACCGACAATCCACTGGTGCTGGTGAACGAAGGCCGCATTGTCTCGGGCGGGAACTTTCACGCCGAATACGTGGGTTTTGCCGCTGACCAGATCGCGCTGGCCGTCGCCGAAATCGGCGCCATTGCACAGCGCCGGGTGGCGCTGATGGTGGATCCGACCCTCAGCCACGATCTGCCGCCGTTCCTGACCCCTGATCCGGGTCTGAATTCCGGCTTCATGATTGCCGAGGTAACCACCGCCGCGCTGATGAGCGAGAATAAGCATCTCGCCAACCCTTGCGTCACCGACTCGACGCCGACGTCCGCCAACCAGGAGGACCACGTGTCGATGGCTGCTCACGGCGCGCTGCGGCTGGGACGGATGAACGCCAACCTGTCGGTGATCCTGGGCGTCGAAATGCTCTGTGCTGCGCAAGGGGTGGAGGCACGGGCGCCGCTGCAAACCTCCGCGCGCCTGCAGGACGTTCTGGGCATGCTGCGCGCGGACATTCCCGCGCTGGCAGAGGACCGCTATCTGGCACCGGACATCGAAACGGCCAGCGCGATGGTGCGCGCGGGCCGCGTGGCGGATGCCGCCGGCGTGAAGGTGACGGCATGA
- a CDS encoding formimidoylglutamate deiminase encodes MQTIFAHHARMPQGWVTDLRLTIEAGKITTLEPGAAVQPQDHRVGALVPALANLHSHSFQRAMAGMTETRVSGRDSFWSWRKLMYQFVDHLTPEQYEAIAALVFMEMLEAGYASVGEFHYVHHQPGGQPYEALGELSNRVFAAADLTGIGLTHLPVLYTYGGAGQVPLSGGQQRFGNDVGRYADLLSDCRSAAGKHLPPDARVGIAPHSLRATAPEELAEVLTLRAGSPVHIHIAEQPQEVADISGWLGERPVQWLLNNCAVDTDWCLIHATHMTEQETHDLARSGAVAGLCPITEANLGDGPFNGALFQNSGGRFGVGSDSNVRISLSEELRLLEYSQRLRDLARNVMVPGEGSVGAALYLGAASGGAQALGRDAGRLEVGALADLMAFDTTDVTLCALRPDQLLDGLCFAADDSVIRDVWSAGRHVVTGGRHANRDQIIARYTSAMAALLSAL; translated from the coding sequence ATGCAGACAATTTTTGCACATCACGCGCGGATGCCTCAGGGCTGGGTCACCGATCTGCGCCTCACGATTGAGGCAGGAAAGATCACAACGCTTGAGCCCGGTGCGGCTGTGCAGCCGCAGGACCATCGGGTCGGGGCATTGGTTCCGGCATTGGCCAATCTGCATTCTCACAGTTTCCAGCGGGCGATGGCCGGAATGACCGAAACCCGCGTGTCAGGCCGGGACAGCTTCTGGTCCTGGCGCAAGCTGATGTATCAATTCGTTGATCACCTGACGCCTGAGCAGTACGAGGCGATTGCGGCGCTTGTTTTCATGGAGATGCTGGAAGCAGGCTATGCGTCGGTCGGGGAATTCCACTATGTGCATCACCAGCCGGGTGGTCAGCCCTATGAGGCGCTGGGAGAGCTGAGCAATCGCGTGTTTGCAGCGGCGGATTTGACCGGAATCGGACTGACTCATCTGCCGGTGCTGTATACCTACGGCGGAGCGGGGCAGGTCCCTTTGAGCGGTGGACAGCAACGATTTGGCAATGATGTGGGGCGCTACGCAGATCTTCTGTCCGACTGTCGCTCCGCTGCGGGTAAGCATTTGCCACCGGATGCGCGGGTCGGCATAGCGCCCCATTCATTGCGTGCGACCGCGCCGGAGGAACTGGCCGAGGTGCTCACTTTGCGCGCGGGAAGCCCGGTTCATATCCACATCGCTGAACAGCCGCAGGAGGTCGCAGATATCAGCGGATGGCTGGGAGAGCGACCGGTGCAATGGTTGTTGAACAACTGTGCGGTGGACACCGATTGGTGCCTCATCCACGCCACTCATATGACGGAGCAGGAAACCCATGATCTGGCGCGCAGTGGCGCGGTGGCTGGGCTTTGTCCGATCACCGAGGCAAATCTGGGCGACGGTCCGTTTAATGGCGCGCTGTTCCAGAACAGTGGCGGTCGCTTTGGTGTGGGGTCAGACTCGAATGTCAGAATTTCCCTCAGCGAGGAACTGCGGCTGCTGGAATATTCTCAACGACTGCGTGATCTCGCCCGCAATGTGATGGTGCCGGGGGAGGGATCGGTCGGCGCGGCTCTCTATCTTGGTGCTGCCAGCGGCGGCGCTCAGGCTCTGGGTCGTGACGCCGGCCGACTTGAGGTTGGGGCGCTGGCGGATCTGATGGCCTTTGACACCACTGACGTCACACTCTGCGCATTGCGCCCGGATCAATTGCTGGATGGGCTGTGTTTTGCTGCCGACGATTCCGTGATCCGAGATGTCTGGTCGGCGGGACGCCACGTAGTGACTGGCGGGCGCCACGCGAATCGTGACCAGATCATCGCCCGCTATACCTCTGCCATGGCTGCGCTGCTTAGCGCGCTTTGA
- the dapD gene encoding 2,3,4,5-tetrahydropyridine-2,6-dicarboxylate N-succinyltransferase, with product MSNAQLETAIEAAWEARDTITSATTGEQRDAIEETLNALDSGKLRVAERQDSGDWHVNQWAKKAVLLGFRIKDMEEQSGGPQGSGWWDKVDSKFKGWGEAQWKEAGFRAVPNCVVRKSAYIAPGVVLMPSFVNLGAHVDEGTMVDTWATVGSCAQIGKNVHLSGGVGIGGVLEPMQAGPTIIENNCFIGARSEVVEGCIVREGSVLGMGVFIGQSTKIVDRETGEVMYGEVPPYSVVVAGSMPSKNGINLYCAVIVKRVDEKTRSKTGINELLRD from the coding sequence ATGTCCAACGCTCAGCTGGAAACCGCAATTGAGGCCGCTTGGGAGGCCCGTGATACCATCACATCCGCCACCACAGGTGAGCAGCGCGATGCGATCGAAGAAACCCTTAACGCATTGGACTCCGGCAAGCTGCGTGTGGCTGAGCGTCAGGACAGTGGCGACTGGCATGTTAACCAATGGGCCAAGAAGGCTGTGCTGCTGGGCTTCCGCATCAAGGATATGGAAGAACAATCCGGCGGCCCGCAAGGCTCTGGCTGGTGGGACAAGGTCGACAGCAAATTCAAGGGCTGGGGTGAAGCCCAGTGGAAAGAGGCCGGTTTCCGTGCGGTGCCCAATTGCGTGGTCCGCAAATCCGCCTACATCGCGCCAGGCGTTGTTCTGATGCCGTCCTTCGTGAACTTGGGCGCTCACGTCGATGAAGGCACCATGGTGGACACCTGGGCAACCGTTGGCTCCTGTGCCCAAATCGGCAAGAACGTGCATCTGTCCGGTGGCGTTGGTATCGGTGGCGTTCTGGAGCCAATGCAGGCCGGTCCCACGATCATTGAGAACAATTGCTTTATCGGGGCACGCTCCGAAGTGGTCGAAGGCTGCATCGTGCGTGAAGGCTCGGTTCTGGGCATGGGCGTCTTTATCGGTCAGTCTACCAAGATCGTTGATCGTGAAACCGGCGAAGTCATGTACGGCGAAGTGCCGCCTTATTCGGTTGTCGTCGCAGGCTCAATGCCGTCGAAAAACGGCATTAACCTTTATTGTGCTGTGATCGTGAAGCGTGTCGATGAGAAGACCCGCTCCAAGACTGGAATCAACGAGCTGCTGCGCGACTGA
- the hutI gene encoding imidazolonepropionase, with the protein MDSSQSYLICDATLATMVGSDPAYGLVPDGLIVVQDGWIRWSGPEAQLPKDYADWPRVSMGGRLVTPGLIDCHTHIVFGGNRAMEFEMRLNGASYEEVARAGGGIVSTVSATREASLEDLVQGALPRLDALIAEGATVVEVKSGYGLDRKTELNMLRAARRLGELRPITVKTTFLGAHATPGEYKGRDDEYINEVCIPTLRAAHAEGLVDAVDGFCENIAFAPAQIERVFKVAQELGLPVKLHAEQLSHQGGTVLAAQYGALSVDHVEYATEDDAKAMATSGSVAVILPGAFYTIRETQAPPIGHFRTHGVPMALATDCNPGSSPLTSLLLTMNMGCTLFRMTPEETLAGVTHNAARALGLTDRGQIAADMRADLAVWDVETPAELAYRIGFNPLHTRIYEGKQ; encoded by the coding sequence ATGGACAGCTCCCAATCCTATCTGATCTGTGATGCGACACTGGCAACGATGGTCGGTAGTGATCCTGCCTACGGGTTGGTTCCTGATGGCTTGATTGTTGTTCAAGACGGCTGGATCCGTTGGTCGGGGCCTGAGGCGCAGCTGCCCAAGGACTATGCCGATTGGCCACGCGTCTCGATGGGCGGCAGACTGGTGACGCCAGGTCTGATCGACTGCCACACCCATATCGTCTTTGGCGGCAACCGGGCGATGGAGTTCGAGATGCGTCTGAATGGTGCCTCCTACGAGGAGGTCGCCCGTGCTGGTGGTGGCATCGTCTCAACCGTGTCGGCCACCCGCGAGGCCTCGCTGGAGGATCTGGTGCAGGGCGCGCTGCCGCGTTTGGATGCGCTGATCGCCGAGGGCGCCACGGTGGTGGAGGTGAAATCCGGCTACGGGCTGGACCGCAAGACCGAGCTGAACATGCTGCGTGCTGCCCGTCGGCTGGGCGAACTGCGCCCGATCACGGTGAAAACCACTTTCCTTGGCGCCCATGCTACGCCCGGCGAATACAAGGGCCGCGACGATGAGTATATCAACGAGGTCTGCATCCCCACCCTGCGCGCCGCCCATGCGGAGGGTCTGGTGGATGCGGTCGACGGCTTCTGCGAGAATATCGCCTTTGCACCTGCCCAGATCGAGCGCGTCTTTAAAGTCGCGCAGGAACTGGGCCTGCCGGTGAAACTGCACGCCGAACAGCTGAGTCATCAGGGCGGCACCGTTCTGGCCGCGCAATACGGCGCGTTGTCAGTCGATCACGTGGAATATGCCACCGAGGACGACGCCAAAGCGATGGCTACCTCCGGCTCGGTCGCGGTGATCCTGCCCGGTGCGTTCTACACCATCCGCGAAACCCAGGCGCCGCCGATCGGCCACTTCCGCACCCACGGCGTACCGATGGCGCTGGCGACAGACTGCAATCCCGGCTCTTCGCCGCTGACCTCCTTGCTGCTGACGATGAATATGGGCTGCACCCTGTTCCGCATGACGCCGGAAGAGACGCTGGCAGGCGTCACACACAATGCCGCCCGCGCGCTGGGGCTGACGGATCGTGGTCAAATCGCTGCCGATATGCGCGCCGATCTGGCGGTCTGGGACGTGGAAACCCCTGCCGAGCTTGCTTACCGCATCGGTTTCAACCCGCTTCACACCCGTATTTATGAGGGCAAACAATGA